Part of the Terriglobales bacterium genome, TAAGACGGTCGCCGGCGCGGATACCGGCTTTTTCTCCGGGGCCGTCGGGCAGGACGCGCTCGGCGCGCAGGCCGGTTTCGCTCTCCACCCACCAGACGCCGTCGTCCGGAACGGGGTAACGCTGCTCCTGCTGGTAGTTTGTCCAGGCGAAGATGACCGCAGCGACCGTGAACAGCCCGAGCACGGCGGCGGTCAGGCGGACTTGCAGCTCTCTCTTCACCGGGTATTGCGGCACACGCGTGGCGTGGCCGTTCTCCCTTGCTTTCGGGACTTCGCTGTTGAGATGCAAGTTACGTTCCACAGGCTGTAGGAGGCGGGCTGACTAACTCCTTCCATTCCCGACCGTTAGAAGATTATAGACCTGAACCGTCATTCAAGATGCGGTTTTTAGAATACGGGTATGGTTTTTTGTACAACCGAACGACCCGGTGAATCAGACTGATTTTCCCGACTTTTCTTTAGTCCCAGACCATACCACCCGGCTTAGAATTCTGCCGGAGGTCCCTGCCCATGCATCGGCTCTTCATCGGAATGGTGTTGGTTCTCCTGGCATCCCCGAGCCTGGTGGCCGAAGAGGCCGGCAAGGTGGCGCGGGTGCTGCCCGAAGGCTGGATCACGCACGCCAGCGCGAAGGCGGAAGCCAAGGCGCCCGACCCGGTGGCCTGGAACGACATCCTCGAGACCAGCCGCAAGGGGCACATGCGACTCAATCTGGTGGATGGCTCGCTGCTCACCCTGGGCAGCGAATCCGAGCTGCGCGTGGTGAAGCACGACGCCCAGTCGCAGCAATCGCTGGCGGAGCTGCTGTATGGCCGCATGCGGGCGCGGGTGGTGAAGATGACCAAGCCGACCGCCGGGTTCGAAGTGCGCACGCCGACCGCGGTGGTGGGAGCCATCGGGACCGAGTTCGCGATTGACGCTACGCGCGGCAGCGCCGCGGTCAACGCCATCAACAGCCTGTCTGACCTCGCGCCCGGGGCGCTGCCCGGCCCGGACGTGCAACAGCCGACGCTGGCGGATTTCCATGCCGTGGATGAAACCACGGTGTATGGCCTGGAACGCATTACCGGGGTGCGCAACATCGATCCCAAGGTGGTGGGCATCGTGTACCTGCTGCCGGGGGAATTCACCATCGTGCGCCGGGGACAGCCTCCCACGCCGCCGCGGCCGGCGGAGGCGGCGGCGCTGCCGCTGAGTCCCGGGCCCTTTGACATGGAGCCCGACTGCGGCGGGGCCATCGATCTCTCTCACATGGAGGGAGAGGACAAAGACGACATCAAGGTCGAGATCAACGGCCTGGGAACCTCCACCGGGGAAGTGTTCGAGGTCCATGTGCGGAACCTGCGGCCCTGCGCGCGGGAGGTGTTCGTGCCGCATGGCGCAGTGCTGAAGCCCAAGGGCTTCATCGGGCGCGTGATCGCCGGCATCCTGGGGG contains:
- a CDS encoding FecR family protein; amino-acid sequence: MHRLFIGMVLVLLASPSLVAEEAGKVARVLPEGWITHASAKAEAKAPDPVAWNDILETSRKGHMRLNLVDGSLLTLGSESELRVVKHDAQSQQSLAELLYGRMRARVVKMTKPTAGFEVRTPTAVVGAIGTEFAIDATRGSAAVNAINSLSDLAPGALPGPDVQQPTLADFHAVDETTVYGLERITGVRNIDPKVVGIVYLLPGEFTIVRRGQPPTPPRPAEAAALPLSPGPFDMEPDCGGAIDLSHMEGEDKDDIKVEINGLGTSTGEVFEVHVRNLRPCAREVFVPHGAVLKPKGFIGRVIAGILGGGGPALKDFQKMITEGITGEVAGRSAAPPGAMHFAVPETGETTFIMRAFCLELHKLAPAKNTSYKFVSPKDSAEELRSRRLISSAYHQFLTGQARPKMVPLDSLMQWSIWASEEKMNEKEFRRAFKDLVEKNMKAQKKWNKQAEKQTEAAAADLWQNVSKVIAATP